aaataaaattaaaatataaaatatcataaagcAAATATGATGTCAAACAgattaaaccaaataaatatataattattattaattagttgattaatacaaatataaaagtaaaatatactTAGTTAACCATTTAAATGTAGTAAGAAAATATGTTGAGAGCCCTAAAAtttgttatatgaaaaaaaaactaaggcaTCATCTTTTTAAAGGCATTGATGAAGTCTTCAATGAAAAACACATTCTATAGTCTATTCAGTGTAGAAATTGATTGTTATTTAACATGTGTTTTTAAAATCATTGTTATTAAACttgttattttataatgtattttaaaattcaatatcaTTGGAAATAAATGACCTAGTGAAttctaagagattttggtgatCGAATTATTGAATTACTCATTTTAGTTTTCGTTTTAACCGTCAATAATGCATTCTGGTGATCAAAAGGTTGACTTCAATGTgtcaataatatataattagttttaGCGTGAAATTTTATGTTGTGGTTCGAAAAAACAATTGTGTTGAAACCACATTAAAATAGTGTAATTTTGACATTAAAATAGTGTTATGAGTTGGAGATGTCCTTAGAATTTAAAGTCTTTAATAGACTATTACAATACCATTTAGAAAACGCTATTACACTGCAGTTGTAAAATAATAATCGACCATTACTAGACTTATCACAAGATGTTTTGGCCATGATTCACATATTGGTAACCGAACGAATATAGTATAGTGATTAAACAATATATACAACCCCCATACTATTAAGTGCTTAACCTTAAATCTTATAAGAATGTACATGTATGGTGTACATTCTTATAAGATTTAAGGTTAAGCACCTAATTAATAGTGATCACATTGATACCCACAACTCATTTTATACGTGGGTTCAAGCCACATGTTAGTTCGTCAATGAGCAGGAGATGGAGCCAATGGCAACAACCGTCGAGGGGATCGTCGTCGACGTGGACAACAACAACAGATGAAACAAATAAGCCAACCTAAAAGCGGAACTAATTGACTTACGAGTATTATAACTGGAAACACGATCCAAAATCCCAAATAAATCATTAgtatataaatgattatttgATCATCTGACTGAACCAATGCGACGGCAAAGAAAAACGCTGCTGATATTCAAAGAACCGCTGCTACCATAAATGTTACGAGTATCGCCATTATCAGCCGGTTCCTGTATAACAAATATATccagaattttaatttcattGTTATCTTAAAACGTAAGAGTTCTTGCTCAAATATTTTGAGCCTAAcattagatcttttttttttgataagtaaaACATTAGATCTACAGTTTATGAAATCTATTTGTCATGGACGGTTGTCGTTTTGTCAAATTTAATAGATTTACAATACCTTTTTTGGTCAAAAGATTTACAAtactttttaattagttttaccAATTGTCAGAGCAGTTTGTTGAATTAATCTCAGTCACCCATTAAATAGCTACAATCATATATCATGTCTAAATCACAATCAACAGCTTtctcttgtccatttgtcaatTTATATGATTAAACACTCAGTTTTGTGTACCATCTTGTTGCAACTTAGAACACTAAACACATTTCtcataaaaattctaaaagtgTTAATCATCTACAAATCACTATAACTTATACTAGTAACTAATGATCATCTATGAGTTGTGgcatatataactaaattatcTATTGATACCTGAGTCTTAAGCCGCTGATGACTAGTAGAATGAGGCTCATCGAAGCAGAAAATAAAACGGTACTGCTAATAACCAATCCAAGATATATAGAGACCACGCTTGGAACTCTCGTGCTCCAATACCGAAGTCCCCGCTTTCGCCTTACAAACTGGTGAAGTGCCGGAAGGACAGTTATCATTCTCCCAAACGCCACCAGGAGGACTAACCATAACTTGAAAACTCATACCAGCTATTACTGTCGCTGCAACCATCAGATTGCCTCTAGTTTTTTCTAACCAGTCACCTTGACGGTTTAGATACTTTACAAACCATTCCGATGATTCTTCGTATTCATTTTGGCTACCCTCCATGATTCAAAGCGATATATATCTCACAAAGAGTTTTTGTTATGTATATGAAAGTTCTTTCATCTACTCTTTCATCTACTCTCAATTTTCTTTCATCCTCCCACTAcgtgttgttttgttttaaaacagaaaaaaaaaacaaacgccGCGCTGTTTTCTTACTTTCTTTGACGTCGTTAATAACGGAGGGGGTTTACcgtaaaatcaaaactaaacgaGTACTTTAATTAATTCGGCTCAAATATAAGGACTTACTCTGCAAATTTCCCAAAACACACTCgatcaaaattagggtttaagCAGTTTCAGCATCTCTCTCTTATACTCTCTATCGAAGTTTTTCGTAACGTcttcgctctctctctctctctctctctctctctctctctctctctctctctctctctctcatggcGGACAAACACCAAAACGACTACATGGACGAAGGAGACGATTTCAAAACCCCGCAACCtctcgagaagaagaagaaaaagaagaagaagaagacaacaacAATCGAAACAGAGAGCCAAAGATCAATAGACATCACCGTGAAACAAATCTCCGAGAAGTCCGATAGAATCCCTCCGATCGTGGCCTACTTCTCCTCGGGATACGATCCTTCAGCACATTCCAGAGAATCCCCGAAGGTCGCGGTTTACCAAACCGCGTCGAGGAAGAGGACCAGGGTCGTGGTGAGCCCGCGGGGGTCGAACGTGGAGTTCGTGGGTTCGAGTCACAACGGAGAGCAAATCGCTAGGCAGACTTGTGTCAGTGTGTTGGGCGTTTTGGATAAAGAGACTCAGACGCTGAGGATTCTTCCCATTGCTCACCAAAAGGTTTGTTAAAGTAGAAAAAGATTTGGTAGCTTTGAGAAAATCAAGAATCAAGATTTGATGATTGTTTTGCAGGTGTTGAGATTAGATACTCGAGTTAAAGGTAATGAAGCAGGTGATTCAGAAGCTGCAGAGGaggatggtgaagaagaaaaagCTGACCCTAGCCTCCACACTTTCTGGACCAAGAGAGCTATTTTAGATGTATGCCACTCTTTCTCTCTGTGCTACAATATCAATCTTGCTTGGAAATAGCTAGGCTTTAGGATTAGTAGGATTAGTGGCTTTAGctaattattgatttatttttaggtttagttataaattattttgatgaattaattTGTGGattttttcaaaacattattGCATAATTTTAACAGAATTTAGACTAATTAAGATTGATTTAAACCGATTTAGAATAGTTAAAACCGAGTTGATAAATCTGAATTTAAGAAAATCGTTTCGGCTAAAGATTGATTTGCGTCCTAGATCGATTTTTAAAactatgttttaaattataaaaatgattttgatgaattaatttgtaaattttttataacattattgcataatttaatagaattttagaCTAATTAAGATTGATTTAAACCTATTTAGAATAGTTTAAACCGAGTtgataaatttgaatttaagaAAATCGTTTCGGCTAAAGATTGATTTGCCTCCTAGATCGATTTTTAGAACCAtggtttaaattataaaatgattttgatGAATTAATTTGTGGATTTTTATAACATTATTGCataatttaatagaattttagaCTTAAACCGATTTGGAATTGAGTTGCTGCATAGATCGAGTTTTGGAACCATGGTTTAATCCTTTGTTTGCATCAATCATTGAGAGGAGGATTGTTCTGTCTGCATACAGGATAAGAAGAGGAAAGCTAGGATTCTAAGAGATGATCCCGAGGCACAGAAGGCACTTGAAGGTAAGCTTGACAAAGTGGAGGTTAACACTAGTGCTCTGGAGAACACTAGCGCCGTTGTTGCACGCAACATTCCTCCTCACAACGCATCTGCGACGAATCCGACAGAAGCTTATCCTATAGAACAGATTATCGAAAATGGAGAGTGGTCCTCCCTTCAGGATGTTTACTGGCTTCTCCAAGAAGAAGCTGGAGCAGCGACCGACGGTTACCCTGCTTTTGTCCGTAACCGGTTGTACAGGTTGCGTGATAACAAGGTAACTTCTTGATCTTTTTTCTTGGAAGTGTGACACTTGTATATCATCTTTGTCTACTTGCACTTTacaggatgagaatgagaagGAGACGGCTGCTGGTATCTTAACGTTCATCACACATCTGATAAAGTTCAAGGACGTAAACTCTATGGTTGGTTTAGAATCGGCTAGGAGCCACAGATTCCCGCCAACCATCCGTGAGAAATGTAATAGATTGTTCAAGGATTCTGAAACATCCAGGTTGCCTGATGACAAGATCAACCTTCTGATAAGTTACGTTCTTGTGCTCACCCTTCACGTGGACAAGTTCAAGACCGACTTCGAAGACATAGCTAAGGATCTGAGGATGAGCTCAGTTGATCTGAGGAAGCATTTTGAGAACCTTGGGTGCAAGTTCGCTGTTGAGAACTCAATTCGTGTTGCGACGTTACCGGTTCCTCTCAAGTTCCCGCAGATAATGCGGAGGAGGACGAAGAGACGATAGAAGGAGAGATGGGCCTTGGAGAAAAGTTGTTCCGTTTGCCCACTTTTTGTTGTCGAGATTTGATTTTAACTTATGTTTCTGTTGTTGGTTAAGTGACTTttcgtgctgatatgtgttaCACCACCATAAGGGAACTTGACGATGTATAAGACTATTagctctgtttttgtttggttcaaATATGCggcttcttctctcttctccaaAGTATCAGTTTCAGATAGCCAaagagatgaaaaaaaaaacactcatcTGTAAAAGGTTTGGAcacatgattttattttaagacAGACCTGTAGAATGTTCCTCCCAGTCAGAAGAAACAGTTTTGCTTTCGGAGAACCATTATTAGTGAGCAATGACCGAATCTTAATCTAAACCTCAATACCTTCAGGCGGTTTTCACCAGAAGCCTCTTAAAATGAATTCAGTTGACTCCTAAGGCTGCATATAGAAATAGTTGTCCACCATCCATTGACTGAATCAAATTACATCATCAATGGAAACGCAATACTTGCCCCGATCATTTTGTCAACACATCATCAGTGTGACCTGTCAAAACCatacaattaaaaaagaaatccTTGAAACTGGGGGAAGTTTGGCTTATAGTACAAAACAAAGATATAGGCTCAGAGTAATCTAGAAATCACACAAGCAATCAAAGATATAAAGGTTGAATAAGTATTTGCCATATGAGTGTGGGGATATCAACATAGTCCAAAGCTAAAAAACACAGAGAATGGTACATGATTTTTATGGCATAGATGAGAAAGGAAAATGAAGAGCAAGGGCAAACATTGCCGGCACTACCTTTCGAAATTCGCTACATGGAAACAATTCAGGCGAATCTTGAACATATCTAAAGACCAAAagcaaaaaatcattaaaacatACTAATTATCGATTATAAACTCCATGATAATTTGAAGAAATTAACATTGTTATGTTCTTCAGTGTGAATGACAAAGTTTGGACTATTCCAGACTCAGGAACAAGAAATGACCCTATATGTTCATTAAATGAGCTAGGGGACAGTAAAGAAGATGACACTTATTGACCACAGCATGGTCACGCCGCAGTGAAGTGGAAACACTTTCAGCTGTAGAGACTTTCTCTAGCTATTCATCCACAAGAAGAGCACAGTTAATAATACCACAACTGCCGATCATAAAGTCAAAAGCTACTAACAATTAAACTTCGACATAGTACAAGGAGCTCACTAAAGTTCTAAGAGCTTGACTGGTTTCCCCGCTACcatccgcaaacgcagcttttgcggttggtggcggttgacagcgtttcgaaacaatcatacaaaccgatacaaatcgcttcaaaccgctccgaacctctcaaattcaaaagctggttccagctagcgtttgcggttgcgggcggttgcgggaggataattttttttctttttaaaaaaaaaccatataaatacaaaaataaaaatattcaataaattttttaaaatagaattataaaaatactaaaatatatttattatattttaattaatattatacaattttaaaataaaaatattttctataattttaaattttaaaactataactttaaaaatataatttacatatttattataatattatgattttttgatatttttataattatataaaatgtaaatattgttaatttattatttaactgccactgtatttggtagttaaccaatcataagtatcccgcaaacgcaccaatttataaccgcagaaccagtcgtacaaatctcttaaaatcgctagaaaccgcaaccacccgcatccgcaaacacccgcagccgcaaccgcaatcgttgcgtttgaaccagtcaggccctaaaTAGTGAATGCAAAAATGCCCATGACTAAACCAACAACTACCAAGTTAgatgaaaaaatcaaaaccaagcTATTCAATCCACATACGGAGGACCAGATACAAACtatcaaaagatattaaatgAGAAACCTTATGGAATGACTATCAAGTAATGGGAGGAGACACTATCAAGTAACAGTCCCACATCGACGAAATTATTGATTATGATACCATATTAGTAATTGAACTAACTTATAccaaaaactatattaaacaaGGAGATTTaccacacacatatatatatatatatatatattttgaacacATGCCACACATTTATATATTACACCAGAAACTGTTAAAGTCTCCATGAACGGCAGGGATTAGTCAGAACTATGGCCGATTTTGAAAAGAGATTAGGCCCATAAAGTTAGGCCCATTGATTGGTCTTGAGAATCTATTGAATTATTGATTAGTattgtaaaaaattaattaaaacgaATTAATAAGATTATTATCAAAAGACCAGCAAGTTTAGGACAGGACCGAGTCTCGTGAAAATCCTTGTCCGGATCCAAAAGAAGTAAAACAAAAGGCTAAACAGGGGTAAAACAGGAATTCCACATAAGAATAGGAGAAGGTTTCCTCCCGAGAGAAAACCCTAAGAAGACTCTTAACATATAAAGATAGCAACGCCGTCTCTCTCCGCCTCTTTACAATTTTCAACACTCTCAAAGGCTCTCTCGCTCGCTCGTTGTCTCTCTCTCACTTTCGCGGTTTAGATCTGAGTTTGGGGAGATACAAGCTCCCCTAAGTTAACAACAAAGCACTCTACTTTCGCTACCAAATCAATTTCTCTCCAGGTTTGCATCCGATTCATCTCTATTTATTCTCCTCTGATTCTCGATTCGACtttcttgatgtttttttttcgaTTAGTCTCTGTATAGATTCATTGGGTTCCGATTCAATCGATAAATTTTAGaactttatatgatttttaaggATGCTCTTAGATCGTTTACCTTATAGAATCtcttatgtttgtttttatttgaaaactCGATGTTTGTTCTGTTTGATTGTCTGACTTTAAAGTATGTAACTTGGAGGAATATGTTGATTGGTTTTGTCTATAATATTGGACCAATCCATGTGcctttttttgaaacattctCTCCGGACAATGATGGAGACagattttaatgcttgttttccTCTCTCTATGGACTTCGAGTTTGGCTTTCTTGTCACATTCCATTCTCTGTAATAgtttttttctcttgttttgtttgtttctttgtttctgtTAATCCCTAACTGTTACTGTTCTGTGTGTTCAGTCATGGCAGGATCCGCACCAGAAGGAACACAGTTTGATGCTCGTCAGTTCGACCAGAAGCTTAACGAAGTGTTAGTTTTCTTACTCTTATCTTCATCACTTCACATAAGTGTTATACTAATTGTATTGTGTTTATGGATACAGTCTCGAGGGACAAGATGAGTTCTTCACCTCTTACGACGAGGTTCACGACAGCTTCGACGTCATGGGTCTCCAAGAGAATCTCCTCAGGGGCATCTACGCTTATGGTAACAACCCTATTACCCTATAAAccttgtttattattattattattattattattattattatttatctttcttttaaTCATCACTTCATGTGTGTCTCTGCTTGCTTAGGTTTCGAGAAGCCATCTGCTATCCAGCAAAGAGGAATCGTCCCGTTCTGCAAAGGCCTCGACGTGATCCAACAAGCCCAATCCGGAACCGGCAAAACCGCCACCTTCTGCTCCGGCGTCCTCCAGCAGCTGGACTTCGCCATCGTCCAGTGCCAAGCCCTCGTCCTCGCTCCAACCAGAGAGCTCGCCCAGCAGATCGAGAAGGTCATGAGGGCACTCGGCGACTACCTCGGCGTCAAGGTCCACGCCTGCGTCGGCGGGACCAGCGTCCGCGAGGACCAGCGCATCCTCCAGGCCGGCGTCCACGTCGTCGTCGGCACACCGGGGCGAGTCTTCGACATGCTGAAGAGACAGTCCCTCCGCGCCGACAACATCAAGATGTTTGTTCTTGATGAGGCTGACGAGATGCTCTCCCGCGGGTTCAAGGACCAGGTTCGTTGATGTTTCATACCTATTTAatcttctattttaaaatagcattttttttgtcctataataatttttaatgaacattaatttatattagtatcatattactaattacgaaattaatttaacatattttctattaaaaaaaattgaaatttttagtagtatatattttttctcaacatattttgttataaaatttaatatattgtttaaattggTTTATTATGAgctattaaaaatttcaaagatttctaatgacattttataaataacacaAACTTAATGTTTGCTCTATACTATGATcatgtttaattatatttatatttaaactcTGATCTAACTTTGTTTCTGGTGTTTTTCAGATCTACGACATCTTCCAGCTTCTCCCACCAAAGATCCAAGTCGGCGTGTTCTCGGCGACCATGCCCCCGGAGGCTCTCGAGATCACGAGGAAGTTCATGAGCAAGCCGGTGAGGATCCTGGTGAAGCGCGACGAGCTGACCTTGGAAGGTATCAAGCAGTTTTACGTCAACGTAGAGAAGGAGGATTGGAAGCTCGAGACGCTCTGCGACCTCTACGAGACGCTTGCCATCACTCAGAGCGTCATCTTCGTGAACACGAGGAGGAAGGTTGACTGGCTCACCGACAAGATGAGGGGGCGTGACCACACAGTCTCGGCTACTCACGGAGACATGGACCAGAACACGAGAGACATCatcatgagggagtttaggtcTGGCTCCTCGCGTGTGCTCATCACCACTGATCTCTTGGCTCGTGGGATTGATGTTCAGCAGGTGTCTTTGGTTATCAACTACGATCTGCCGACTCAGCCTGAGAACTACCTTCACCGTATCGGAAGAAGTGGGAGGTTTGGGAGGAAAGGTGTGGCGATCAACTTTGTGACCAAGGATGATGAGAGGATGCTGTTTGATATCCAGAAGTTTTACAACGTTGTTGTTGAGGAGCTTCCTTCCAACGTTGCTGATCTGCTTTGAGGGAGAGAAGAAAAGGTCTCTTTCTTGTTACACAAGGCACTCTTTGATCTGATTTTGATACCTATTATCTCTCTTTCCATCAGCGTTTATTGTTCTCTCTCTTTAAATTTCTAAGAACATATCTCTCTCTTTGTGgcaatttttatttctaaaatcatatggagtattttattttcttgtctaTTTTAGTTCTCTAGTATgcttgtctttttattttttgtttcaaaccAAAGCTTTATCTTGGTATTGAGGTATGAGTAATGGATTAAATACTTTATTAGTCAACCAAACTTTTAAACCAAATGAATACATTCATAGTTGTAGTGTAAAAATCAATGTACTCGTAGATGCATCAATCCACAGAAACCTAACACGACAGACAAAACATGAATGACTTGCACCAACTTTACTTGTTCAGAAAGTATTTTTCTATTAGGAAGCTTTATAACCTAATTGTTATgcgttaattaaaaaaatagaaataaaatatagaaacctAAGTGGGTTCTTGACTAACTCCACATGTAAATTGTAAATTGATAACTTAAAAAACGTACGTTGcttttgtattgttttataaaGAGACAATCGTTACGTTAATTTCcttaaaaaacttattaaagaCGTTACAGTTACAGTGATAAAGAAAATAGAGACAACTCTTGTTCGACAGACCAAACTCAAATCACGTTGCCACCGTTGAGAATAACAAGAAAGAAATGGAACCAACAGCTGCAACGGCCGCCGCAGCCGCTTATGGAAACCGTTTCCGAGACGCAGCTGCGGTGAAAGGTTACAGCGACGATTCAGCAGCTGATCAGACAAACGATTACCAGATGAAGATAAAGAAAAGCGAAAGCGTTCCAACCGGGGATGGTGCAGCGTCAAGGAGCTGGAGTTTCAGCGATCCGGAATCACGTAGGAAGAGAAGAGTAGCTGGCTATAAGGTTTACTCAGTTAAACAGAAGATGAAGGGAACCATTAGAAAAAGTTTTAAATGGTTCAGAAACATTATAGGTACTTCTTGAAATATTGCGAATTTCtttctcaatatatatatatatatatatgtaaaacgGTGAATCCGTCTGTGTTGAGTTTGCTAAATATCTGTAATACATACAAGAAAAACAAGAATTGAGTTTTCGTTCGTAAGATATACTTTTAAATGAGACCAGTCTCTCCATATCTACCTGTGAATCTGCTTATATACTTCAAGATTACAAGTATTATAATATACAagcaattttattttaactttcacaTTTTATAATTAGAAAACAGTAGTTGTTACAAGTCTTGCAATAGTGatgataataatttaaaagagagacttgtgaatatataatatgttaattGTGTGTGAATTAAGGAACAAAATGAGATTAATTAAGGGGCACATGGTAGGAATCGGGTCTTGAAGAAATGGTAGGAACTTCGATTGCTTCACATGGCTCACACGGTCACACCCATAGCATTTCTTCTCACAAGTTGGTGGCTTTGATCCTATTCTTCTTTTCTCCATCTCTTCTAAGTATATCTTTTCTCTCATTGGGCTTCAAAGCAGGCCTATAAGAGCTGTGATAAGCATCATGTGGGCTTATTATCTCTGCAGTGCCAATAGAAACtattattgaaaaaaaagacattcataagaatataaaacccataaaagtcaaattctttttttctgtaAGGAGATAAACCCCAAAACACATGCTGACCAATCTGTAGTTCAgtttagtataaatatattattattattattattattattatacgtTAATCATACATATATCTGGGACCACAGTTTAGACTAAACTAGTCACTCCAACTATAAGTCACTAATTTGCTCAaacaagttaaaaaataaaaaataaacctaATATTGTCTTGCTAACAGAAAACTAAACAGAGAAGTCTTTCCTTCGCACTTACATATCCACATGTCTACTTATCATCATAGACATACATATACAAAGCAATGGTTTGATTGGTAGATTAAGAAATGTATTGAAATTAAATTGAACCTGGATAAAAAGCAACGTGGTTGGAAGCAATGGGCCTACTTGTTGCACAAACCCAGCTCACTATTTGTATCATCACCACTGTAACCATACACAACTTTCTTATTTCTGTCACTtgcatgatgatgatgatggctaCAATAATGTATATAGAGgcatgaagaagagaaagaggaagaagagggagaagaaagaagaagcttCTTGGTTTTAGAGGCTTTTAGGCCTAATGCCTATAACATAGGCAAGGTTGTTACTTATGGGACAAGTGAAGTTATTTCCTTACCAATCTATCAACTCTTAACctttattttgattaaaaagcAACCCGAGTAACCTATGAGCGagtttctcttttttcttttttttttaaaaaaattgtttttgggATTTACAATTCATTGATTGAATATCTTTTTCTGacatgattctttttttttgttgaaattttaaattgattatcaacaaaaagaaaaattacagGTCACTGAGGCTTATGCTTAGAAAGAAATACAacttttgtaagaaaaaatatttttaacatgattCAGTACATGAAGTAAATATTCGAATCAAAAATCAGAAGATTAACAGATATGAGTGTATTTGTAgctttaaagagaaaaaaatacttGTAACTTTTTATGTAGCAAATGATAAACAAAGGATATTACagttacaaataataaaataattgtatcCTCTTTCTTTTGATTTGCATCGACAAAAAAAGTAGCTTAAAAGGATTAATACTACTTGTAACTTTGTAATTAGCGAATGATAAACAAAggatattacaaataataaaataaattgatcaTCTTTAAAAACCTTTTTCTTTGCATAGACTGCAGAGCCCTTCCTCAGCTCTATGGTAAATTTCCATTAAGAgcaataaaagaaataaacgTAGAAGTAGGGTctcatttatcaaaaaatacatatattttttttgtgtgataAATATCCACAAAATACTTCTATTACATGGTACAATGTACAAGCATACTACATTGAGAAAATTGATTCTTATTTGGTGATGCCGATTCCTTCCGTGTCGAATTATGACACAGACTTCATTTGGAAGGAAGTCAACTTTGAGTCTGGACCGtccatttttttacaaaattactCTTGGTCCATGCTAATCAAATTTAatccttttttttataattgagtTTGATTTAATGAAGAGTACGTGTTACTGGATTATCAGTGTGCCATTTatcatacattttttttgtagactcaacatatttttataaagtattctatttataaaatattataatgtacGTGTTCAGTGACAAAAGTTATATCCATGCATTATGCGTAGGCAGAGGATGCATTATGCGTAGGCAGAGGCTTGATGGTGTCAGCTCGAATAAATGAATGGAAATGGACAGatcattttactatttttagaatatggtccgtagaattttcataaaattgaCTGATCAATTAGTTTCTAGTTTTGGTTAACGCCAAGCTCACACGAAGTCTGAAACGTTACTCTAAAAAGTAATCGTAACAGTCCAGTTTTTATTTCACTGTTTAAGCAGTTTCTTTACATCAagtaaaatataacaatattccTCCTACCCTTTTTCCTACTTTCCACAAATTCGTTTACCAACgtaaaaatgaatttattaGGCATCTATCAGATTTGAAAATCGTCCAAGAAGTAAATGAATTAAAAGAACTGTTTAAAAGTACTCCACATTTGACTTTGATAAGGCAAATTATTTACATTTGACTCGGATTCATACTTTTATTTTACGAGTATTATTGATTA
The Brassica napus cultivar Da-Ae chromosome A1, Da-Ae, whole genome shotgun sequence DNA segment above includes these coding regions:
- the LOC106350914 gene encoding eukaryotic initiation factor 4A-1-like — protein: MAGSAPEGTQFDARQFDQKLNEVLEGQDEFFTSYDEVHDSFDVMGLQENLLRGIYAYGFEKPSAIQQRGIVPFCKGLDVIQQAQSGTGKTATFCSGVLQQLDFAIVQCQALVLAPTRELAQQIEKVMRALGDYLGVKVHACVGGTSVREDQRILQAGVHVVVGTPGRVFDMLKRQSLRADNIKMFVLDEADEMLSRGFKDQIYDIFQLLPPKIQVGVFSATMPPEALEITRKFMSKPVRILVKRDELTLEGIKQFYVNVEKEDWKLETLCDLYETLAITQSVIFVNTRRKVDWLTDKMRGRDHTVSATHGDMDQNTRDIIMREFRSGSSRVLITTDLLARGIDVQQVSLVINYDLPTQPENYLHRIGRSGRFGRKGVAINFVTKDDERMLFDIQKFYNVVVEELPSNVADLL
- the LOC106350895 gene encoding DNA-directed RNA polymerase I subunit rpa49-like, with translation MADKHQNDYMDEGDDFKTPQPLEKKKKKKKKKTTTIETESQRSIDITVKQISEKSDRIPPIVAYFSSGYDPSAHSRESPKVAVYQTASRKRTRVVVSPRGSNVEFVGSSHNGEQIARQTCVSVLGVLDKETQTLRILPIAHQKVLRLDTRVKGNEAGDSEAAEEDGEEEKADPSLHTFWTKRAILDDKKRKARILRDDPEAQKALEGKLDKVEVNTSALENTSAVVARNIPPHNASATNPTEAYPIEQIIENGEWSSLQDVYWLLQEEAGAATDGYPAFVRNRLYRLRDNKDENEKETAAGILTFITHLIKFKDVNSMVGLESARSHRFPPTIREKCNRLFKDSETSRLPDDKINLLISYVLVLTLHVDKFKTDFEDIAKDLRMSSVDLRKHFENLGCKFAVENSIRVATLPVPLKFPQIMRRRTKRR
- the LOC111200707 gene encoding uncharacterized protein LOC111200707, giving the protein MEPTAATAAAAAYGNRFRDAAAVKGYSDDSAADQTNDYQMKIKKSESVPTGDGAASRSWSFSDPESRRKRRVAGYKVYSVKQKMKGTIRKSFKWFRNIIGTS